Below is a window of Streptomyces sp. NBC_00223 DNA.
ACGGTACCGCAGGGCATCGACAGCCGGGCGCGGGCGCCGGAGGCGGTAGCGTCGGGACCGCATGTGTCAACGGCGAGGCGAGGAGTGTGAGCGATGCGGGACGCACTGCGTACCTGTCTGCAGATCGCGGGCGGCCTGACCGAGGCCACCCGGCGACGCACGATCGAGGCGGCGAAGGAGCTGCTGGAGCAGGCGGGGATCGACCCCGCGGTACTCCAGCAGCGGATCAACTCCGCGATTCCGCCCGAGGTGCAGAGCCTCGCCGACGAGCTGATGGCCTCCGGCCGGGCCAACCGCGACCTGCTGCTCGGGATCGTCCGGGAGGAGGTCGACAAGGCGATGAGCCGGGTCGGCCGCATCGCCGACGAGGTCACGAAGGTCGGCGTCGTCCTTGAGGCGATGGAGCGCCGTATCCGCAACCTGGAGACCCCGCAGGACGCGCCGACGACTCCGCCGCCGTCCGAGCCCGCGCCCACCCCGCCGACCGCCCGAGTCCCCAACCCGCCGGTCGAGCACGTCCCGGTCGACCTGGACACGCCGGAGGCGAAGCCGTCGTCCGGCACGTCGTCGGCGGAAGCACAGAAGGCCGGGACAGCGGGTACGGCTCCCCGCGCGCCGAAGCGGGCGGCCGGCCCGCGCAAGCGGGCGGTGGTCCCGGCGGACGCGGCGGGCCCGGTACGGCGGGGCGGCTCCGGCGGAACGAAGGCGGCGCCGCGCCCGGCGGCGGGTGAGCAGACCGCTCCCTCGGACACCGGCAAGGCCGAGGAGCCTGTGCAGCCCGCGCCCGTTCGGAAGGCCGCGGTGAAGAAGGCCCCGGCGGCCAAGCGCCCACCGGCCGCCCGTAGGACGGCCACGCCGAAGACCGCCACCACGAAGAAGGCCACGCCCAAGAAGGCGGTGAGGAAGACCGCCGGGAGTTCCGCCGTACCCGACCCGGGCGCGCCCGCCCCGAAGCAGGCCGCGCCAAGGAGGACCGCGTCGACCTCGGCGGCAGCCGACCCGGTGACGCCCGCCCGCAAGGCGCCCGCGCCGAAGAAGGCCGCCGTACCCGATCCCGGGGCGCCCGCACCGAAGAAGGCGACGCCGAAGAAGACGGCCGCGAAGAAGACCGCCGGGGGTGCCGCCGTACCCGACCCCGGGGCCCCCGCCCGTAAGACGACCGCCAGGAAGACCGCGCCCGCGCGCAGGACCGCCCCGGCGAAGAAGGCCGCCGAGCCGCGCGACAGCGGAACGGGCACCGGCGATGAGTGAGCCGTACGACCACCCCGCCCCCACGGACCCGGACGCCCCCGCGGATGACCACACCCCCACGGGGGAGACTGGGGAGGCCGGTGGGACCACTGCCGGCGGTCCCCTGGGGGTGACCGTCTCGCCGACGGGGAATGCTGACGTGGACGCCGCGGTTGTGCGGCTGACCGACGCGGACGCATTGCCGACCGAGGCGCACATCGAGGTGTACGAGGACGTGCACGCGGGACTGCGCGACGCGCTCACCGCGCTGGATGAGAACAGGGGCTGAACCGTACGTGGCACGACGCCGACTCGACGCTGAGCTGGTGCGCCGGAATCTCGCGCGCTCCCGGGAGCACGCAAGCCAGTTGATCGCCGCGGGCCGGGTCAGCGTGGGCGGCGCCACCGCGACCAAGGCCGCCACCCAGGTGGAGACCAGCGCCGCCGTGGTCGTCGCGAAGGACACCGACGAGCCCGACTACGTCTCGCGCGGCGGCCACAAACTCGCGGGCGCGCTGGCCGCGTTCACCCCGCTGGGCCTGACCGTGGCCGGCCGCCGGGCGCTGGACGCCGGTGCCTCGACCGGCGGCTTCACCGATGTGCTGCTGCGCAACGGCGCCGCCGAGGTGGTCGCCGTCGACGTCGGCTACGGCCAACTCGCCTGGTCGTTGCAGAGCGACGACCGGGTGATCGTCAAGGACCGCACCAACGTAAGGGAGTTGACGCTCGATCACATCGACGGCAAGCCGGCCGACGTGATCGTGGGCGACCTGTCCTTCATCCCGCTCGGCCTCGTCCTGCCCGCCTTGGTCCGCTGCGCCGCGCCCGAAGCGGACCTCGTACTGATGGTCAAGCCGCAGTTCGAGGTGGGCAGGGAACGGCTCGGCAGCGGCGGTGTCGTCCGCAGTACGCAGCTGCGCGCCGAGAGTGTGCGCAAGGTGGCCGCGCAGGCCGCCGAACTCGGGCTGGGAGCACTGGGCGTGACCGCCAGTCCGCTGCCCGGTCCGTCCGGGAACGTGGAGTACTTTCTGTGGCTGCGCGCCGGCGCCCCCGCGCTGGACCCGGCCGAAGTCGACCGAGCTGTGGCGGAGGGGCCCCGTTGACCGTGAATAGCCAACCTCAGGACCGTACGGTCTTCCTGCTCACGCACACCGGGCGGGAAGAGGCGATCCGCAGTGCCGAGCGGGTGATGCTCGGCCTGCTGCGGGCGGGCATCGGCGTACGGCTGCTGGAGGACGAGGCCGCCGACCTGCCGCTGCCCGCCGCGGTCGAACTGGTCGGCGAGGTCGGGCCAGGATCGGTACAGGGCTGCGAACTGATCATCGTGCTGGGCGGTGACGGCACCATCCTGCGCGGCGCCGAGTTCGCCCGCGCCTCGGGCGTGCCGATGCTCGGCGTCAACCTCGGCCGGGTCGGCTTCCTCGCCGAGGCCGAGCGCGACGACCTCGACAAGGTCGTGGACCGGGTGGTGACCAAGGAGTACGAGGTCGAGGAGCGGATGACCCTCGACGTCCTGGTCCGCAACGACGGCCGGATCGTGCACACCGACTGGGCGCTCAACGAGGCGTCCGTGGAGAAGGCGTCCCGCGAACGGGTGCTGGAGGTCGTCACCGAGGTCGACGGCCGCCCGGTGTCCGGCTTCGGCGGCGACGGTGTGGTCTGCGCGACCCCGACCGGCTCGACCGCGTACGCGTTCTCCGCGGGCGGGCCGGTGGTCTGGCCGGAGGTCGAGGCGCTGCTGATGGTGCCGATCAGCGCGCACGCGCTCTTCGCCAAGCCGCTGGTGACCTCGCCGCGCTCGGTGCTCGCGGTGGAGGTGCAGCCGCAGACCCCGCACGGCGTGCTGTGGTGCGACGGCCGCAGGACCGTGGAGCTGCCCGCGGGGGCACGGGTCGAGGTGCGGCGCGGCGCGGTCCCGGTCCGGCTGGCCCGGCTGCACCACGCCTCCTTCACCGACCGGCTGGTGGCGAAGTTCGCGCTGCCGGTCGCGGGCTGGCGGGGCGCGCCGAGGTAGTCCCGGAAGCGGTCCGGCGGGGGTTCCGCGGAGGTTGACGGGGGGCTACGCGGCGGTCCGGGCGCGGGAGGCGCGCGGCGGGCGTCGCGCGTACGGTCGCAAACCTCGTATGGTCGTATCCGTGTTGGAGGAAATGCGGATTCGGTCGCTGGGAGTCATCGAGGACGCCGTGGTGGAGCTGTCACCCGGCTTCACGGCGGTGACCGGTGAGACAGGCGCGGGCAAGACCATGGTCGTCACGAGCCTCGGTCTGCTGCTCGGCGGGCGGGCCGACCCCGCGCTCGTGCGGATCGGCGCCAAGCAGGCGGTGGTCGAGGGCCGGATCACCATGGGCCCCGACGCCCGCGCCTGGACGCGCGCCGAGGAGGCGGGCGCCGAGCTGGACGACGGCGCGCTGCTGATCAGCCGTACGGTCTCGGCCGAGGGCCGGTCCCGGGCGCACGTCGGCGGCCGTACGGTCCCGGTCGGGCTGCTCGCCGAGCTGGCCGACGACCTGGTGGCCGTGCACGGCCAGACCGACCAGCAGGGTCTGCTGCGGCCTGCCCGGCAGCGCGAGGCGCTCGACCGGTACGCGGGCGACGCGGTGGCCGTGCCGCTGGCGAAGTACGGGTCGGCGTACCGGCGGCTGCGCGAGGTCGCCGCGGAGTACGACGAGCTGACCGCGCGGGCCCGCGAGCGCGCCCAGGAGGCGGATCTGCTGCGCTTCGGCGTCGAGGAGATCGCGGCCGCGGAGCCGCAGCCCGGCGAGGACACGGAGCTGGCCGCGGAGGCGGAACGGCTCGGACACGCCGAGGCGCTGGCCTCCGCGGCGACCGTGGCGCACGCCGCGCTCGCCGGGAATCCGGAGGACCCGGAGGGCGTGGACGCCGGCACGCTGGTCGCCGGGGCGCAGCGCGCGCTGGACTCGGCGAGCGCCCACGACCCCGTACTGGCCGAGCTGGCGGCCCGGCTCGGCGAGGTCGGCATCCTGCTCGGGGACGTGGCCGGTGAACTGGCCGGATACGCCGACAACCTCGACGCGGACCCGCTGCGGCTGTCCGCGGTGGAGGAACGCAGGGCCGTACTCAACCACCTGGTCCGCAAGTACGCCGCCGACATCGACGGGGTGCTCGCCTGGGCCGAGGTGAGCGCGGCGCGGCTGAACGAGCTGGAGGGCGACGACGGGCGGATCGCCGAACTCGCGGCGGAACGGGACGGGTTGCGGGCCGAGCTGGGCGGGCTCGCCCAGAGCCTCAGCGACGCCCGGGGGGAGGCGGCGGACCGGTTCGCGGCGGCCGTCACCGCGGAACTGGCCGAGCTGGCGATGCCGCACGCGCGGGTGACGGTCGCCCTCCGGCAGACCGACGCGGCCGATCCCGGGCACGGGATCGAGGTGGGCGGCCGGGCGGTGGCCTTCGGGCCGAGCGGCGCCGACGAGGTGGAACTGCAACTGGCCCCGCACCCCGGCGCTCCCGCGCGGCCGATCGCCAAGGGTGCCTCCGGCGGTGAGCTGTCCCGGGTGATGCTCGCGGTCGAGGTGGTCTTCGCGGGGTCCGACCCCGTGCCGACGTATCTCTTCGACGAGGTCGACGCCGGCGTCGGCGGCAAGGCGGCGGTCGAGGTCGGGCGGCGGCTGGCGCGGCTGGCGCGTACGGCGCAGGTGGTCGTGGTCACGCATCTGCCGCAGGTGGCGGCGTTCGCCGACCGGCAGTTGCTGGTCGAGAAGACGAATGACGGGTCGGTGACGCGCAGTGGGGTGACCGTGCTGGAGGGGGAGGCGCGGGTGCGGGAGCTTTCGCGCATGCTGGCGGGGTTGGAGGATTCCGAGTTGGGGCGGGCGCACGCGGAGGAGCTGCTCGCTGCGGCGAAGGCTGCGCGCTAGGTCCCTCGCGGGGCGCGCGCTGTCCACGAGGTGCACGTCCGTGCGGGGTCCCTCGCGGGGCGGGGCTGGTTTTTCGGGTGCGGGTCCCTCGCGGGGTGCGGGCCGACATTCGGGTGCACGCCCGTGCGGGGTCCCTCGCGGGGCGGGGCGTCGTTCTCGGGTGCACGCCCGTGCGGGGTGCCCGCGCCTGGCGGCGCGGGGTCGATCCCGCCCGCACCACCCGTGCGGGTTTCGTACTTGTCTGCTGGTGGCCCCTGTGGGTGGTACCCGCCGACGGCGGCGAACCCCTGCAGGGGCCACCCGCACGGGGGTACGAATCCGCACGGGTGGTGCGGGCGGGAGACGGCTCGCGCCGCAGGCGCGGGCAACTCCGCACGGACGTGCACCTGGTATGCGGCGCCCGCCCGGCGAGGGCCCCGCACGGACGTGCACCTGGTAAGCGGCGGCCCGCCCGGCGAGGGCACCGCATGGACGTGCACCTGGTATGCGGGGCCCGCCCGGCGAGGGCACCGCATGGACGTGCACTTGAGAGCGACGCCCACCCCGCGAGGGGAGACGGAGAGAGGGCCAGGATGACCGCGCAGAACGGACGGATCTCCGTTGCCATGGCCGCGGCCGCGGCGACTCGTGCCGCGTACGGGGAGTTGCGGCGCCGACCCCCCGTCGAGGCCCGGCTGTGGCAGCGCACGAACTACGCCGGCCGCGGGGTCGAGCTGTACGGCGGCCTCGCCGTGGCCGCCGGCGCGGCCACCGCCATCGCCGCCGCCCGCGGCCTCGGCGCCCG
It encodes the following:
- the recN gene encoding DNA repair protein RecN, encoding MVVSVLEEMRIRSLGVIEDAVVELSPGFTAVTGETGAGKTMVVTSLGLLLGGRADPALVRIGAKQAVVEGRITMGPDARAWTRAEEAGAELDDGALLISRTVSAEGRSRAHVGGRTVPVGLLAELADDLVAVHGQTDQQGLLRPARQREALDRYAGDAVAVPLAKYGSAYRRLREVAAEYDELTARARERAQEADLLRFGVEEIAAAEPQPGEDTELAAEAERLGHAEALASAATVAHAALAGNPEDPEGVDAGTLVAGAQRALDSASAHDPVLAELAARLGEVGILLGDVAGELAGYADNLDADPLRLSAVEERRAVLNHLVRKYAADIDGVLAWAEVSAARLNELEGDDGRIAELAAERDGLRAELGGLAQSLSDARGEAADRFAAAVTAELAELAMPHARVTVALRQTDAADPGHGIEVGGRAVAFGPSGADEVELQLAPHPGAPARPIAKGASGGELSRVMLAVEVVFAGSDPVPTYLFDEVDAGVGGKAAVEVGRRLARLARTAQVVVVTHLPQVAAFADRQLLVEKTNDGSVTRSGVTVLEGEARVRELSRMLAGLEDSELGRAHAEELLAAAKAAR
- a CDS encoding histone, translating into MRDALRTCLQIAGGLTEATRRRTIEAAKELLEQAGIDPAVLQQRINSAIPPEVQSLADELMASGRANRDLLLGIVREEVDKAMSRVGRIADEVTKVGVVLEAMERRIRNLETPQDAPTTPPPSEPAPTPPTARVPNPPVEHVPVDLDTPEAKPSSGTSSAEAQKAGTAGTAPRAPKRAAGPRKRAVVPADAAGPVRRGGSGGTKAAPRPAAGEQTAPSDTGKAEEPVQPAPVRKAAVKKAPAAKRPPAARRTATPKTATTKKATPKKAVRKTAGSSAVPDPGAPAPKQAAPRRTASTSAAADPVTPARKAPAPKKAAVPDPGAPAPKKATPKKTAAKKTAGGAAVPDPGAPARKTTARKTAPARRTAPAKKAAEPRDSGTGTGDE
- a CDS encoding NAD kinase → MNSQPQDRTVFLLTHTGREEAIRSAERVMLGLLRAGIGVRLLEDEAADLPLPAAVELVGEVGPGSVQGCELIIVLGGDGTILRGAEFARASGVPMLGVNLGRVGFLAEAERDDLDKVVDRVVTKEYEVEERMTLDVLVRNDGRIVHTDWALNEASVEKASRERVLEVVTEVDGRPVSGFGGDGVVCATPTGSTAYAFSAGGPVVWPEVEALLMVPISAHALFAKPLVTSPRSVLAVEVQPQTPHGVLWCDGRRTVELPAGARVEVRRGAVPVRLARLHHASFTDRLVAKFALPVAGWRGAPR
- a CDS encoding TlyA family RNA methyltransferase: MRTGAEPYVARRRLDAELVRRNLARSREHASQLIAAGRVSVGGATATKAATQVETSAAVVVAKDTDEPDYVSRGGHKLAGALAAFTPLGLTVAGRRALDAGASTGGFTDVLLRNGAAEVVAVDVGYGQLAWSLQSDDRVIVKDRTNVRELTLDHIDGKPADVIVGDLSFIPLGLVLPALVRCAAPEADLVLMVKPQFEVGRERLGSGGVVRSTQLRAESVRKVAAQAAELGLGALGVTASPLPGPSGNVEYFLWLRAGAPALDPAEVDRAVAEGPR